A genomic segment from Necator americanus strain Aroian chromosome III, whole genome shotgun sequence encodes:
- a CDS encoding hypothetical protein (NECATOR_CHRIII.G11685.T2): MNSPYATIVDNPDFHPALYAEKIDRALRAGDKDTIVKVLTSISNHQRQLLREPYKIKYGKDIISALDKKFSGDLERTIFALMDTPLDYDLKQLKQAMKGLGTDEAVLIEILCSRTTDQMAAIRIAYEREYKIPLEKEVASETSGEFKDLLVALITGSRDGSRNTNDQEAKDDAVRLYADGKSKLVGKDAASHFLKILATQNQYQLRKVFAAFAELSGSSIEKAIEKEFSGDLQRSYLTIVRAASDKQKFFAMQLYNSMKGLGTRDNDLIRVLVTRSEVDLELIKQEFQALYNKPLDEMIKGDTSGQYRDALLAIVEGNRM; the protein is encoded by the exons ATGAACTCCCCGTATGCAACGATCGTTGACAACCCGGACTTCCATCCGGCCCTGTATGCCGAGAAAATCGACCGTGCTTTGCGCGCAGGCGACAAGGACACAATCGTGAAGGTTCTCACCTCAATTAGCAACCATCAACGTCAACTG TTGCGTGAACCGTACAAGATTAAGTATGGCAAGGACATTATCTCGGCTCTTGACAAGAAGTTCAGTGGAGATCTCGAAAGAACCATCTTTGCCCTCATGGACACACCACTGGACTACGATCTCAAACAGCTCAAGCAAGCCATGAAG GGCCTTGGCACTGACGAGGCGGTGCTGATCGAGATTCTTTGCTCTCGAACCACTGACCAAATGGCAGCGATCCGAATCGCCTACGAGAGGGAATACAAAATACCGCTTGAGAAAGAG GTTGCATCCGAAACATCAGGAGAATTCAAAGATCTGCTTGTCGCACTTATCACCGGTAGCAGGGACGGTAGCCGTAACACCAACGACCAGGAGGCAAAAGAT gACGCCGTTCGTCTCTACGCCGATGGAAAGTCGAAACTGGTGGgaaaagatgcggcttcgcATTTCCTCAAAATCCTCGCAACTCAAAATCAGTACCAACTGAGAAAG GTATTTGCTGCTTTTGCGGAACTTTCCGGATCCAGCATCGAAAAAGCAATCGAAAAGGAGTTCAGTGGTGATCTGCAGAGGAGCTACCTCACTATAGTTCGAGCTGCCTCCGACAAGCAGAAGTTTTTCGCCATGCAGTTGTACAACTCGATGAAG GGTCTCGGAACTCGCGACAATGATTTGATTCGTGTGCTCGTCACCCGTTCCGAAGTTGACCTCGAACTAATTAAACAGGAATTCCAAGCTCTATACAACAAACCCCTCGATGAGATGATCAAG GGTGACACGTCCGGACAGTATCGTGATGCACTTCTCGCTATTGTTGAAGGAAACCGCATGTAG